One genomic window of Glycine soja cultivar W05 chromosome 9, ASM419377v2, whole genome shotgun sequence includes the following:
- the LOC114368790 gene encoding beta-glucosidase 44-like, protein MVSLTPLCFFITLLIAGADAAAEPQTVRFDTGGLSRDTFPKGFLFGTATSAYQVEGMAHKDGRGPSIWDVFIKKPGIVANNGTGEVSVDQYHRYKEDIDLMASLNFDAYRFSISWSRIFPNGTGQVNWKGVAYYNRLINYLLEKGITPYANLYHYDLPLALEERYNGLLSRQVVKDFADYAEFCFKTFGDRVKNWMTFNEPRVVAALGYDNGFFAPGRCSKEYGNCTAGNSGTEPYIVAHNLILSHAAAVQRYRAKYQEKQKGRIGILLDFVWYEPLTRSKADNFAAQRARDFHIGWFIHPLVYGEYPKTIQNIVGNRLPKFTSEEVKIVKGSIDFVGINQYTTFFIYDPHQSKPKVPGYQMDWNAGFAYAKNGVPIGPRANSYWLYNVPWGMYKSLIYIKERYGNPTVILSENGMDDPGNVTLPKGLHDTTRINYYKGYLTQLKKAVDDGANVVGYFAWSLLDNFEWRLGYTSRFGIVYVDFKTLKRYPKMSAYWFKQLITKKKY, encoded by the exons ATGGTGTCTCTGACTCCGTTATGTTTCTTTATTACCTTGTTGATCGCTGGTGCAGACGCAGCGGCGGAGCCCCAAACGGTGCGTTTTGACACCGGGGGGTTGAGCAGAGACACCTTTCCCAAAGGATTCTTATTCGGAACGGCCACGTCTGCGTACCAAGTGGAGGGTATGGCCCACAAAGACGGTCGCGGCCCAAGCATTTGGGACGTCTTCATCAAAAAACCCG GGATTGTCGCAAATAATGGCACGGGAGAAGTTTCTGTTGATCAGTACCATCGCTACAAA GAAGATATAGATCTCATGGCCAGCCTGAATTTTGATGCCTACCGGTTCTCAATCTCGTGGTCCAGAATTTTTCCAA ATGGAACTGGCCAAGTAAATTGGAAAGGTGTAGCATACTACAATAGGTTGATCAATTACTTGCTAGAGAAAG GTATTACTCCATATGCAAATCTCTACCATTATGATCTTCCTTTAGCACTTGAGGAGAGGTACAACGGATTATTGAGTCGCCAAGTTGT GAAAGATTTTGCAgattatgcagaattttgtttCAAGACTTTTGGAGATAGAGTTAAGAATTGGATGACGTTTAACGAACCTCGTGTGGTGGCTGCTCTTGGCTATGATAATGGTTTCTTTGCCCCTGGAAGATGCTCAAAAGAATATGGGAATTGTACTGCTGGCAACTCAGGCACTGAGCCTTACATTGTTGCCCACAATTTGATATTGTCGCATGCAGCAGCTGTTCAAAGATACCGAGCGAAGTACCAA GAAAAGCAAAAGGGAAGGATTGGGATCCTCTTGGATTTTGTTTGGTATGAGCCTCTTACAAGATCAAAGGCTGACAATTTTGCAGCTCAAAGAGCCAGAGACTTTCATATTGGATG GTTCATTCATCCCCTTGTTTATGGAGAGTATCCAAAAACCATTCAAAATATTGTTGGGAATAGACTCCCCAAATTCACTAGTGAAGAAGTTAAAATCGTGAAGGGTTCGATTGATTTTGTTGGAATCAACCAGTATACTACGTTCTTCATTTATGATCCTCATCAATCAAAACCTAAAGTCCCAGGCTATCAAATGGACTGGAATGCAGGATTTGCTT ATGCAAAGAATGGAGTGCCTATTGGTCCTAGA GCTAATTCTTATTGGCTTTACAATGTACCATGGGGCATGTACAAATCATTGATATACATAAAGGAACGTTATGGAAACCCAACTGTTATCTTATCTGAAAATG GCATGGATGATCCGGGTAATGTGACTCTTCCCAAGGGTTTGCATGACACCACAAGGATAAACTATTACAAAGGCTATTTGACTCAACTAAAGAAAGCAGTTGATGATGGAGCAAATGTGGTTGGGTACTTTGCATGGTCATTGCTGGATAACTTTGAATGGAGGTTGGGTTACACATCAAGGTTTGGCATTGTCTATGTTGATTTCAAAACCCTCAAGAGATACCCCAAGATGTCGGCATACTGGTTCAAGCAACTCATTACCAAAAAGAAGTATTAA